A region from the Gossypium hirsutum isolate 1008001.06 chromosome A08, Gossypium_hirsutum_v2.1, whole genome shotgun sequence genome encodes:
- the LOC107940119 gene encoding double-stranded RNA-binding protein 2 isoform X2 has translation MEMNNGNWGSFSLQDETGVYKNLLQEIAQRVGAPLPQYTTFRSGLGHLPIFTGTVELAGITFTGESAKNKKQAEKNAAMAAWTSLKQLAKETASFSSEPENNDELEQITIARALLNYRIKEKMAMANSSTAPIPFTKKFPIQNPRPTSPQPPATTSKILPLICRKVVPRNRSMSATASDKPMLPLVQAPESRGPRMQKFPVAGAAPYVPIQQFRTPCHGIAPPVTIRTAVPVFSAPPRPAPSAVSPQPPASAVPTQQGQSGLSSQPPPCAATPQQPPSTVPTQLLRIPPPVTIRQAIPVFASPPVRKQDTPPVINEDNTTATKSHAQIEEDANTKTKNLQESETVQSLEQLKI, from the exons atGGAAATGAACAATGGGAACTGGGGAAGTTTCTCTCTTCAG GACGAGACAGGGGTTTATAAGAACCTCTTACAGGAAATCGCGCAGAGAGTTGGAGCTCCATTGCCTCAGTATACAACATTTAGATCAGGCCTTGGGCATCTACCCATTTTTACGGGAACAGTTGAATTGGCTGGAATCACATTCACCGGGGAATCTGCTAAGAACAAGAAACAAGCGGAAAAGAATGCTGCCATGGCTGCTTGGACTTCTCTGAAACAAT TGGCGAAAGAAACTGCAAGTTTTTCATCAGAGCCGGAGAACAATGATGAGCTTGAACAGATCACAATAGCTCGAGCATTGCTGAATTACCGCATAAAGGAAAAAATGGCTATGGCAAACTCCTCCACTGCCCCAATACCATTTACAAAGAAGTTTCCGATTCAGAATCCAAGACCAACAAGTCCACAGCCTCCTGCTACCACCTCAAAAATCCTTCCGCTTATTTGCCGGAAGGTGGTTCCTCGAAACAGATCTATGTCAGCAACAGCAAGTGACAAGCCCATGCTGCCGTTGGTGCAGGCACCTGAAAGCCGTGGGCCTCGTATGCAGAAATTCCCTGTGGCTGGGGCAGCTCCATATGTTCCCATCCAACAGTTCAGGACACCTTGCCATGGCATTGCTCCTCCAGTGACAATAAGAACTGCTGTGCCTGTTTTCTCTGCGCCTCCACGTCCAGCACCATCTGCAGTATCCCCTCAGCCACCAGCATCTGCAGTTCCTACTCAGCAAGGACAGTCGGGTCTTTCCTCTCAGCCACCACCATGTGCAGCTACCCCTCAGCAGCCACCATCTACAGTTCCAACCCAATTGCTACGTATCCCTCCACCCGTCACTATTAGGCAAGCAATTCCAGTATTTGCTTCTCCACCAGTACGAAAACAAGATACTCCACCAGTTATAAACGAAGACAACACAACTGCCACTAAATCACATGCTCAAATAGAGGAAGATGCGAACACAAAAACAAAGAACCTGCAAGAATCTGAGACAGTACAGAGTTTAGAACAACTCAAAATCTGA